In Niallia sp. FSL W8-0635, one genomic interval encodes:
- a CDS encoding VOC family protein: MVFHDNPNIYAKSVTLKVSDLEKSLLFYKEVIGFSITSQEKKKAALHAGAGEAFLFLEELDLVEPKTMRTTGLYHFAILVPSRQHLGMIVTHLLETGYPLQGASDHAVSEAIYLADPDGNGIEIYRDRNSTEWEWEGDFVRMDTAYMDTKGVLAAASNFPWNGLPEGTILGHIHLHVAELEETVDFYVKGLGFEVVLQYGEQAFFLSTGRYHHHIGLNVWNGIGAPVPKKNQVGLAYYDLKIPSVEKLEEIKQRLIVLGATVTEEEDSWHTCDPSGNMIRLITTLKR; encoded by the coding sequence TTGGTATTTCATGATAATCCCAATATTTATGCGAAAAGTGTTACGTTAAAAGTATCTGATTTAGAAAAGTCACTCCTATTTTATAAGGAAGTGATTGGCTTTTCTATCACAAGTCAGGAGAAGAAAAAAGCTGCTTTACATGCAGGTGCAGGTGAAGCCTTTCTGTTTTTAGAGGAATTAGATTTAGTCGAACCAAAAACAATGCGAACAACAGGACTTTATCATTTTGCGATATTAGTTCCGTCACGTCAGCACCTTGGTATGATAGTAACTCATTTATTAGAAACGGGATATCCCTTACAAGGGGCTTCGGATCACGCTGTTAGTGAAGCAATCTATTTAGCTGATCCAGATGGTAACGGGATTGAAATCTATCGCGATAGAAATTCGACAGAATGGGAATGGGAAGGTGACTTTGTTAGAATGGACACCGCCTATATGGACACAAAAGGGGTTCTTGCAGCTGCTAGTAATTTCCCATGGAATGGTCTTCCAGAAGGAACGATTCTTGGACATATCCACTTACATGTTGCAGAATTAGAAGAGACAGTTGATTTTTATGTCAAAGGATTGGGCTTTGAAGTCGTTCTACAATATGGGGAACAGGCATTTTTTCTTTCTACTGGCCGTTATCATCATCATATTGGTTTGAATGTCTGGAATGGTATTGGTGCTCCTGTGCCAAAGAAGAATCAAGTTGGCTTAGCGTATTATGATTTAAAGATACCTAGTGTGGAAAAACTCGAAGAAATAAAACAAAGACTTATAGTGTTAGGAGCAACAGTTACAGAAGAAGAGGATAGCTGGCACACGTGTGATCCATCAGGGAATATGATTCGTTTGATAACTACTTTGAAAAGATAA
- a CDS encoding STAS domain-containing protein, protein MHNNQGVYQYFIDNADRLTEEWYNNLTKADPNGIYASTDPYTIEIIKKQNNDFHSRLAGLFVKDKKEFLKDIKEWINEIASDQGHLDTPIHYIIREFIRTREQYFQLIEEYAIQHNVGQERVIDWSHSVVKVLDKIILRYTEEHHNYSNRQLEAQQEMINELSSPVISLSKTRALLPLVGDIDTARAAAILENTIKQCAEKKVSELFIDLSGVVIIDTMVAHQIFQLINGLSLIGVKTTLSGIRPEIATTAIQLGLSFADISIASTLSKALEQDDKFQK, encoded by the coding sequence TTGCACAATAATCAAGGAGTTTACCAATACTTTATTGACAACGCAGATAGACTAACAGAAGAATGGTATAACAACCTAACCAAAGCTGACCCTAATGGTATATATGCTTCAACAGATCCTTATACCATTGAAATAATAAAGAAACAGAATAATGATTTTCATTCTCGCCTTGCTGGACTGTTCGTTAAGGATAAGAAAGAGTTTCTTAAAGATATAAAGGAATGGATTAATGAAATTGCATCAGATCAAGGGCATTTAGATACGCCAATCCATTATATTATTCGTGAATTTATTCGTACGAGAGAGCAATATTTTCAGCTGATTGAAGAATATGCTATTCAACATAATGTCGGTCAGGAGCGTGTAATTGATTGGAGCCATTCCGTTGTAAAGGTTCTAGATAAAATTATTTTGAGATATACGGAGGAGCACCATAATTATTCGAATAGACAGCTTGAAGCACAGCAAGAAATGATTAATGAGCTTAGTTCTCCCGTTATTTCTTTAAGTAAAACAAGGGCTCTCTTGCCTCTTGTTGGAGATATTGATACTGCACGTGCTGCTGCTATATTGGAAAATACGATAAAGCAATGTGCAGAAAAGAAAGTCTCTGAGTTATTTATTGACCTTTCCGGTGTAGTCATTATTGATACGATGGTTGCGCATCAAATATTCCAATTGATTAATGGGTTAAGCCTAATTGGTGTGAAAACGACGCTATCCGGAATTCGACCAGAAATTGCTACAACGGCAATCCAATTAGGACTATCGTTTGCAGATATATCCATTGCTTCCACGCTTTCTAAAGCACTAGAGCAAGATGATAAATTCCAAAAATAA
- a CDS encoding DUF4352 domain-containing protein, protein MNRIFIYSLLLLLLAGCSTNKDTTTNTIIQDVEKTETSTQKVNVMPVSTDTYIPNPQVIDDTSLLATGDFYRDRKGEGTLKALDGETKSIQVDSIKLTVKDAKIIDYRPAYSLIDFYHTYTHDEQFTFIKFFVEMENQSDEQKKFSPIAFVQTNTGEMITWEKDIYLEELNGVLNPGERKSGNIGFIVENSAIKTMQLSTSDVYTEQEKLLDKAKTLDFHFD, encoded by the coding sequence TTGAACCGCATTTTTATTTATTCACTTTTATTACTTTTACTAGCTGGGTGTAGCACCAATAAAGATACAACTACAAATACGATAATCCAGGACGTAGAAAAAACAGAGACAAGCACACAAAAGGTTAATGTTATGCCTGTTTCAACTGATACATATATTCCAAATCCGCAGGTTATTGATGATACTTCCCTTTTAGCTACAGGAGATTTCTACCGGGATAGAAAAGGAGAAGGAACCTTAAAAGCCCTAGATGGAGAAACAAAGAGCATTCAGGTTGATTCCATAAAACTAACAGTCAAAGATGCAAAAATAATCGATTATCGACCTGCGTATAGCTTAATTGACTTTTATCATACTTATACACATGATGAGCAATTTACCTTCATTAAGTTTTTCGTGGAAATGGAAAATCAATCGGATGAACAAAAGAAATTCTCTCCAATTGCTTTTGTTCAAACAAATACAGGTGAAATGATTACTTGGGAGAAGGATATTTATCTAGAAGAGCTTAACGGGGTGTTAAATCCAGGAGAACGAAAGAGTGGAAATATCGGTTTCATTGTGGAAAATTCCGCCATCAAGACAATGCAGTTAAGCACAAGTGACGTTTATACTGAGCAAGAAAAGCTGTTAGATAAAGCTAAAACACTAGATTTCCATTTTGATTAA
- a CDS encoding winged helix-turn-helix transcriptional regulator, with protein MNQSTICPRFEKAMSILSQRWTGLIIYQLLNGPQRFCSIESSIGISGRLLSERLKDLEQAGIVVREVYPETPVRIEYSLTEKGRSLEPIMKEIENWSHLWLEV; from the coding sequence ATGAACCAATCGACGATTTGTCCTCGGTTTGAAAAAGCAATGAGTATTTTAAGCCAACGCTGGACTGGTTTAATTATTTATCAGCTATTAAATGGTCCTCAACGTTTCTGTTCTATAGAATCCTCCATTGGAATTAGTGGAAGACTTTTATCAGAGAGATTAAAGGATTTAGAGCAAGCAGGAATTGTAGTAAGAGAGGTATACCCTGAAACACCTGTTAGAATTGAATATTCTTTAACAGAAAAAGGGCGTTCGTTAGAACCAATTATGAAAGAAATTGAAAATTGGTCCCATTTATGGCTAGAAGTGTAA
- a CDS encoding excisionase family DNA-binding protein, producing MYLSVKETAELLAISEIKVKNLILQNQIRAIFDGTDYLINKEQFNTHFKQVEKYKKLVEEVWNEPIPEDLDIKDED from the coding sequence ATGTATTTATCAGTAAAGGAAACCGCAGAATTGCTAGCGATTTCAGAAATAAAGGTAAAAAATCTTATTTTACAAAACCAAATTCGAGCCATTTTTGACGGAACGGATTATCTCATTAACAAAGAGCAATTTAATACGCATTTTAAGCAAGTTGAAAAATATAAAAAGCTTGTAGAAGAAGTGTGGAATGAACCGATTCCAGAAGATTTGGATATTAAGGATGAGGATTAA
- the pdxR gene encoding MocR-like pyridoxine biosynthesis transcription factor PdxR produces the protein MIFITIDRGQSISLTQQIYDQVRNGILEKHLKEGEKLPSSRELAGSIGVSRNIVLEAYERLIAEGYLEVRPKAGTFVALGTSLSFVERAMWKDTPRKISDNRKTYIDFKAGNPAIDYFPRKKWAQLTKEICLHSSVEAFGYGEASGMKALKDVLVDYLKRVRGVQCRAEQIFITSGATQGLKLITEMLGKDNKTIAVEDPVTDEMRNIFTFSNAKIIPVPVDENGIDPYRLPDQSPSFVFVIPSHQFPLGGILSIQRRLQLIEYAEKMNCYIVEDDYDSEFTYEGAPVPSIQGIAPNHVIYVGTFSKILSPGLRIGYVILPEELVDSFELIKWFSDRHTSSLEQLVLAQFIREGYLDRHVRKMKKIYREKRERLVSAIQHNFQDATIIGKSAGMHLVVEIPGVDFRPSFIHKMEQSGVKVYPIEQYSLEKGKHKERIVMGYGGLSLEEIEKGVRLLRKAIEANGKSNF, from the coding sequence ATGATTTTTATCACGATTGATCGAGGTCAATCTATCTCCTTAACGCAGCAAATCTATGATCAAGTTCGTAATGGCATTTTGGAAAAACACTTAAAAGAAGGAGAAAAGCTGCCTTCTTCGAGAGAATTAGCAGGCTCTATTGGTGTATCTCGAAATATTGTTCTAGAAGCATATGAGCGCTTAATTGCAGAAGGATATTTGGAGGTTAGGCCAAAGGCGGGAACCTTTGTAGCACTAGGTACATCTCTTTCATTTGTAGAGAGAGCGATGTGGAAAGACACTCCAAGAAAAATTAGTGATAACAGAAAGACATATATAGATTTTAAAGCTGGTAATCCAGCAATAGATTATTTTCCTAGGAAGAAATGGGCACAATTGACGAAGGAGATTTGTTTACATTCGTCTGTAGAAGCCTTTGGATACGGAGAAGCATCAGGGATGAAGGCGTTAAAGGATGTCCTTGTTGATTATTTAAAGCGAGTAAGAGGAGTACAATGCAGGGCAGAGCAAATTTTCATTACATCTGGTGCTACTCAAGGCTTGAAGCTTATTACGGAAATGCTTGGCAAGGACAATAAAACCATTGCAGTCGAAGATCCTGTAACAGATGAAATGAGGAATATTTTTACCTTTAGCAATGCAAAGATTATTCCTGTTCCTGTGGATGAAAATGGCATTGACCCATATCGTTTGCCAGATCAATCACCTAGCTTTGTTTTTGTAATCCCTTCCCATCAATTTCCGTTAGGCGGTATTCTATCTATTCAAAGAAGACTTCAGTTAATAGAATATGCCGAAAAGATGAATTGTTATATTGTGGAAGATGATTATGACAGTGAATTTACCTATGAAGGGGCACCTGTACCGTCCATTCAAGGAATTGCGCCTAATCATGTAATTTATGTGGGAACCTTTAGCAAAATACTTTCTCCTGGTTTGCGAATTGGATATGTCATTTTACCAGAGGAATTAGTTGATTCCTTTGAACTAATTAAATGGTTTTCAGATCGACATACTTCTTCACTGGAACAATTAGTATTAGCACAGTTTATCAGGGAAGGGTATTTAGATCGACATGTACGCAAAATGAAAAAAATATATAGAGAAAAAAGAGAGCGATTGGTTTCAGCTATTCAACATAATTTTCAAGACGCTACCATTATTGGTAAATCAGCAGGCATGCATTTAGTTGTTGAGATTCCAGGCGTAGATTTTCGTCCATCATTCATACATAAAATGGAACAATCGGGAGTGAAGGTATACCCTATTGAACAATATAGCTTAGAAAAAGGGAAGCATAAGGAAAGAATTGTAATGGGGTATGGTGGACTATCTTTAGAGGAAATCGAAAAGGGTGTTCGTTTATTAAGAAAAGCAATTGAAGCGAATGGAAAATCCAATTTTTAA
- a CDS encoding tetratricopeptide repeat protein translates to MTLEKKLIEKTYYEGYLQDREESPMEVLGQLYIAEQRKNVPDMTSIRFAQGELYFQYHDYEAAIFKWENISNELEPWAKKNLADAYLELEEYSTAESFYKEIVTESDLLKTEISMQLFSLYFQKGNHEMALEIINNLVVSNPDYANITTIAKSYYEEQQNWEKAIELAVNEGRRTDALKWYEALIHYSNLGVITQFEPAYFIESLKNLQELDFVTFERLAVSLWKNYEDTSHYLTWVAVFNTIYEPVPSEGEEGLSLILEKAYAHLISGNYPIKEVQEMIPSLLSNYFLSSTGKRVLSAASAVLAWNEMFKHSIEYSVVSKAEMVINETNGTNVSFQQFMHLFDSIIHWADKHDIPLDKKFTQKVQDYLPSDHYQLLMVGSQGSGVNAYINELVGETVLAEDTSAILTVKDNDYLEINEVTKSGLRPIDTLTNFYEELLIHQPSSENPRVFQLDTPSHYLNQNRWTVTTAPFVENESYADYAMLADSLLFVINEQSVFSYKEYEQLKQWKEKSPFLTIQFLIYMDDVENEKVATKRLQKATAAIQHYFPDSKIFIYSKQEDRKIQLDEVSRYYQQHFEGRNMQEERLQSCISIIQDLITNLLDKRLDMENSLKASLELYEEMVSKLTGARNQLIDMEASKIELITKQFEEIKTETQEAIKKDIPAILKGCKDFVKEDSDFTKIHASLNEEMNKRVNQYINETLSPRIHRSIEEWIQASNNQLIEGQQFLQELCEGFNGIYKEHPLALSCDFAIIEDWKRDARRLSSGLRIDPLNIFNRFNASQVFLKSAGKLLGAIQQNKKMLQSKYQKYIETEDFSEVVSSVSTAVLQHFDFYEKGLENDIKMFFISPKVTLEQVAEEKSKDIEEYKNLLERLKNNPEMFHDPLKLFELRLLQYDWLANTSKPATTWI, encoded by the coding sequence ATGACATTAGAAAAAAAACTAATTGAAAAAACGTATTATGAAGGATATTTACAAGATAGAGAAGAGTCGCCAATGGAGGTTTTAGGGCAATTATATATAGCCGAACAAAGAAAGAATGTCCCTGATATGACTTCCATCCGCTTTGCACAAGGTGAATTATATTTTCAATACCATGACTATGAAGCGGCTATTTTTAAATGGGAGAATATTAGTAATGAATTGGAACCTTGGGCGAAAAAAAATCTCGCAGATGCATACTTGGAATTAGAGGAATATTCTACTGCCGAAAGCTTTTATAAAGAGATTGTAACAGAGTCTGATCTTTTAAAAACAGAAATATCTATGCAGTTATTTTCTTTATATTTCCAAAAAGGAAATCATGAAATGGCATTAGAGATTATCAATAATCTGGTCGTTTCTAATCCTGATTATGCTAATATAACAACTATTGCCAAATCGTACTATGAAGAACAACAAAATTGGGAAAAGGCTATTGAGCTTGCTGTTAATGAAGGGCGAAGAACAGATGCTTTGAAATGGTACGAAGCCCTGATTCATTATAGTAACCTAGGTGTGATTACCCAGTTTGAGCCTGCGTATTTTATAGAGAGTTTGAAAAATCTTCAAGAATTAGATTTTGTTACTTTTGAGAGATTAGCAGTATCATTATGGAAAAACTATGAAGATACTTCTCATTATTTAACATGGGTAGCTGTGTTTAATACGATTTATGAACCAGTTCCAAGTGAAGGGGAAGAAGGACTGTCCCTTATTTTAGAAAAAGCATATGCGCATTTAATCAGTGGTAATTATCCAATTAAAGAAGTACAAGAAATGATTCCATCCCTTTTATCTAATTATTTCTTATCATCTACTGGAAAACGGGTTTTATCTGCGGCATCTGCAGTATTAGCTTGGAATGAAATGTTTAAGCACTCTATCGAGTATTCCGTTGTATCAAAGGCTGAAATGGTAATTAATGAAACGAATGGGACGAATGTATCCTTCCAGCAATTTATGCATTTATTTGATTCTATTATACACTGGGCAGATAAACATGATATTCCACTTGATAAGAAGTTTACGCAGAAGGTACAGGATTATCTTCCATCAGATCATTACCAATTGTTGATGGTCGGATCACAAGGAAGTGGCGTGAATGCTTATATAAATGAGCTTGTAGGAGAAACCGTTTTAGCAGAAGATACAAGCGCAATCCTGACAGTAAAAGATAATGATTATCTTGAAATTAATGAAGTAACCAAGTCTGGATTAAGACCAATTGATACACTAACTAACTTCTATGAGGAATTATTGATCCATCAGCCTTCATCTGAAAATCCGAGAGTATTTCAATTAGATACTCCTTCCCATTACTTAAACCAGAATCGATGGACCGTTACAACTGCTCCTTTTGTAGAAAATGAATCTTATGCAGATTATGCGATGCTTGCTGATAGTCTTTTATTTGTTATTAATGAACAATCTGTTTTTTCGTATAAAGAATATGAACAGTTAAAGCAATGGAAGGAAAAATCTCCATTTTTAACGATTCAATTTTTGATTTATATGGACGATGTGGAAAATGAGAAGGTGGCAACGAAACGTTTACAAAAAGCTACAGCAGCCATTCAGCATTACTTCCCAGATAGCAAAATATTTATCTACTCTAAGCAGGAAGATAGAAAAATTCAATTAGATGAGGTTAGCCGTTACTATCAACAGCATTTTGAAGGAAGAAATATGCAAGAAGAACGACTTCAAAGCTGCATTTCGATTATTCAAGATTTAATTACAAATCTATTGGATAAACGATTAGATATGGAAAATAGTTTGAAGGCATCTCTAGAATTGTATGAGGAAATGGTAAGTAAGCTAACTGGCGCAAGAAATCAGCTAATAGATATGGAAGCGTCAAAAATCGAATTAATTACCAAGCAGTTTGAAGAGATTAAAACAGAAACGCAAGAGGCAATTAAGAAAGATATTCCTGCTATATTAAAAGGTTGTAAGGATTTTGTGAAAGAAGATAGTGATTTTACGAAGATTCATGCTTCTCTTAATGAAGAGATGAATAAACGAGTAAATCAGTATATCAATGAAACATTATCTCCTCGAATCCATCGAAGCATAGAGGAATGGATTCAGGCTTCTAATAATCAGTTAATAGAAGGCCAACAATTCCTACAAGAGCTTTGTGAAGGCTTTAATGGTATTTATAAAGAGCATCCATTAGCGTTATCCTGTGACTTTGCGATTATAGAAGATTGGAAAAGGGATGCCCGCCGTTTGTCAAGTGGACTTCGTATTGATCCGTTAAATATTTTCAATCGCTTTAATGCGTCTCAAGTATTTTTAAAAAGTGCAGGAAAGCTACTGGGAGCCATTCAACAAAATAAAAAAATGCTACAATCTAAATATCAAAAGTATATCGAAACAGAAGACTTTTCAGAAGTGGTATCATCTGTTTCGACAGCTGTTCTACAGCATTTTGATTTCTACGAAAAAGGATTGGAAAATGATATCAAGATGTTCTTTATCAGTCCAAAGGTAACATTAGAGCAGGTTGCTGAAGAAAAATCCAAAGACATAGAGGAATACAAAAATTTATTAGAACGCTTAAAGAATAATCCAGAAATGTTCCATGATCCATTGAAATTATTTGAATTACGTTTGTTGCAGTACGATTGGTTAGCCAATACATCGAAGCCAGCAACAACCTGGATTTAA
- a CDS encoding SepM family pheromone-processing serine protease yields the protein MNKSRKSVFSKKWLTILIGILIILLFIPTPYYLNQPGSIEALAPKVTVEDGTKSEKGSLNLTTVYSIKANNPYIYLYGLVAPHTEIRKEEEVKGNLSDEEYNKLLLHMMDSSKQNAIIASLHEAGKKVQFDYNGIFVAQVLENSKAKSIIEVGDIIQKVDGQEFTKSEDLIAYLKGKQEGDTVELEFMHGKENKEASVEVIELDKKTGQVGIGIAPEDNMTINPSIDVAINSENIGGPSAGLMFSLEVYNQIVKEDLTKGYKIAGTGTMDAEGNVGQIGGIQHKIVAAHKADVDIFFYPRDITEYDTNEKEINEQVKEEGYTDIKIVPVSTLKEAIEYLEKLPEKK from the coding sequence ATGAATAAATCAAGAAAAAGCGTCTTTTCAAAAAAGTGGTTAACCATTCTTATTGGGATACTCATTATTCTTTTATTCATCCCAACCCCTTATTATTTAAATCAACCTGGTTCTATTGAAGCACTTGCACCAAAAGTGACAGTAGAAGATGGAACAAAGTCAGAAAAAGGTAGCCTCAATTTAACAACTGTTTATTCGATTAAGGCAAATAATCCATATATCTATTTATACGGATTAGTCGCACCTCATACGGAAATACGAAAAGAGGAAGAGGTAAAAGGGAATCTTAGTGACGAAGAGTACAATAAACTATTGCTTCATATGATGGATAGTTCTAAGCAAAATGCAATTATAGCTAGTCTGCATGAAGCAGGAAAAAAAGTTCAGTTTGACTATAACGGTATTTTTGTTGCTCAAGTATTAGAAAACTCGAAAGCAAAGTCTATTATTGAAGTTGGAGATATTATTCAAAAGGTAGATGGTCAAGAGTTTACGAAAAGTGAAGATCTAATTGCGTATTTAAAGGGAAAGCAAGAGGGAGACACTGTCGAGCTTGAGTTTATGCATGGGAAGGAAAATAAGGAAGCATCAGTTGAAGTAATTGAATTAGATAAAAAAACAGGACAAGTAGGAATTGGTATTGCGCCTGAGGATAATATGACGATAAATCCTTCTATTGATGTAGCCATTAACAGTGAAAATATCGGCGGTCCTTCAGCTGGATTGATGTTTTCTTTAGAAGTTTATAATCAAATTGTCAAAGAGGATTTAACAAAGGGTTATAAAATTGCAGGTACTGGTACAATGGATGCGGAAGGAAACGTTGGACAAATCGGCGGAATCCAACACAAAATAGTCGCTGCACATAAAGCAGATGTTGATATATTCTTCTATCCACGAGATATAACAGAATACGATACCAATGAAAAAGAAATTAACGAGCAAGTGAAGGAAGAAGGGTACACAGATATAAAGATTGTTCCAGTAAGCACATTGAAAGAGGCAATAGAGTACTTGGAAAAGCTCCCTGAGAAGAAATAA
- a CDS encoding aspartate/glutamate racemase family protein, with protein sequence MKTIGLIGGLSWESTADYYRYINTFVKEQLGGLHSAKCLLYSFDFEEIVALQKAGNWDKATELMIHAAKTLETGGADIVLICTNTMHKMAKEVQAAVSIPLLHIAEVTGIEAKDAGLKKVGLLGTMFTMEHSFYKEALLDQEIETIVPEKEDREAVHRIIFDELCKGIILPESKEIYLHIIDKLLAQGAEGIILGCTEIPLLIKQEDSSIPLFDTTLLHAKAAVSYALNKELVLK encoded by the coding sequence ATGAAAACAATTGGACTTATTGGTGGTTTAAGTTGGGAATCAACAGCTGATTATTATCGCTATATTAATACATTTGTGAAAGAACAGCTGGGAGGATTACACTCCGCAAAATGCCTTCTTTATTCATTTGACTTCGAGGAAATTGTTGCCCTTCAAAAAGCTGGGAACTGGGATAAAGCTACTGAATTAATGATACATGCTGCAAAAACATTGGAAACAGGAGGAGCAGACATAGTATTGATCTGTACAAATACTATGCATAAAATGGCAAAAGAAGTACAAGCAGCTGTTTCTATTCCCTTGCTTCATATAGCAGAGGTTACGGGGATCGAAGCAAAAGATGCTGGTTTAAAAAAGGTTGGCTTATTAGGCACCATGTTTACAATGGAGCATTCCTTTTATAAAGAGGCACTATTAGATCAAGAAATAGAAACCATTGTTCCTGAGAAAGAAGATAGAGAAGCCGTCCATCGCATCATATTTGATGAATTATGCAAAGGGATTATCCTTCCTGAATCAAAGGAAATATATTTGCATATTATCGACAAACTGCTAGCTCAAGGCGCAGAAGGAATTATATTAGGATGCACAGAAATACCGTTACTTATTAAACAGGAAGATAGCTCTATTCCATTATTTGATACTACCCTTTTACATGCTAAAGCTGCTGTTTCCTATGCGCTTAATAAAGAACTCGTTTTAAAATAA
- a CDS encoding alkaline phosphatase: MNTKSWKKKLLPIAVITSLSIAGIATALSGSEAEAKNGGSSNGKPKNVIFLIGDGMGVSYTSAYRYLKDTPETKIAENTYFDPYLVGQQMTYPEDPAQNVTDSASAATAMSAGIKTYNNAISVDNDESEVKTVLEAAKEKGKSTGLVATSEITHATPAAFGSHDISRKNMNAIADDYFDEMIKGKHKVDVLLGGGTDLFVRQDRDLTAEFEKAGYNYVTNRSDLLKNKDTQLLGLFAEAGMPKMIDREKETPSLEEMTKTAIESLNKNKKGFFLMVEGSQIDWAGHDNDIVAAMSEMEDFEKAYKAAIDFAKKDKNTLVVATADHSTGGFSIAANGDYNWYGEPIKAATKTPDYMAELIVNGAPVESTLKKYINLSLKSEEIQAVQKAAETKDLTSIDNAIEDIFNKRTNTGWTTGGHTGEDVPVYAYGPSSNLFAGQKDNTDHAKIIFDLLNAKVKIMDN, from the coding sequence TTGAACACTAAATCATGGAAAAAAAAATTACTACCAATCGCCGTCATCACCTCTTTATCTATTGCTGGAATAGCGACAGCACTCTCAGGATCTGAGGCAGAAGCAAAAAATGGTGGAAGCAGTAACGGGAAACCGAAAAACGTTATCTTCCTTATAGGAGATGGAATGGGTGTTTCTTACACTTCTGCTTATCGCTACTTAAAAGACACTCCAGAAACAAAAATTGCAGAAAATACATATTTTGATCCTTATTTAGTTGGCCAGCAAATGACATATCCAGAAGATCCCGCACAAAATGTGACGGATTCTGCCTCTGCAGCAACTGCAATGTCAGCTGGTATTAAAACATACAATAACGCGATTTCAGTAGACAATGACGAGTCTGAAGTGAAAACAGTCTTGGAAGCTGCAAAAGAAAAAGGAAAATCTACTGGTCTTGTTGCAACATCTGAAATTACGCATGCGACACCTGCTGCTTTTGGATCCCATGATATTAGCCGCAAGAACATGAATGCTATTGCCGATGATTATTTCGATGAAATGATAAAAGGGAAGCACAAAGTTGATGTTCTCTTAGGTGGAGGAACAGATCTTTTTGTACGTCAGGACAGAGACTTAACGGCGGAATTCGAAAAAGCCGGCTATAATTATGTTACAAATCGCAGTGATTTACTGAAAAATAAAGATACCCAGTTGCTTGGTCTATTTGCTGAAGCCGGTATGCCAAAAATGATAGACAGAGAAAAAGAAACACCGTCTTTAGAAGAAATGACAAAAACTGCTATCGAAAGCTTAAATAAAAATAAAAAGGGCTTCTTCCTTATGGTAGAAGGCAGTCAAATTGACTGGGCAGGTCATGATAACGATATTGTCGCTGCGATGAGCGAGATGGAAGATTTCGAAAAAGCTTACAAAGCAGCAATCGACTTTGCCAAAAAGGATAAAAACACATTAGTTGTTGCTACTGCTGACCACTCTACAGGAGGCTTCTCGATTGCAGCAAACGGGGATTATAACTGGTACGGCGAGCCAATCAAAGCTGCAACAAAGACACCTGACTATATGGCAGAATTGATTGTAAATGGTGCTCCTGTCGAGTCCACTTTGAAAAAGTATATCAACCTTTCCTTAAAGTCAGAAGAAATTCAAGCAGTTCAAAAAGCTGCTGAAACAAAAGATCTAACAAGTATTGACAATGCGATTGAAGATATCTTTAATAAACGTACAAATACAGGATGGACTACAGGTGGTCATACTGGAGAAGACGTTCCTGTTTATGCATATGGACCATCCAGCAACCTTTTTGCAGGACAAAAGGACAATACAGATCATGCTAAAATTATTTTTGACCTATTGAATGCAAAAGTAAAAATTATGGACAATTAA